The Paenibacillus amylolyticus genome contains the following window.
GACGTACAAGCTTCTGAACGATGAATTCTCAACCAAGAAAGAGGATGAATATGCATAAAGTAGAACATGAAGTTGCCAACAAAAGATTTCTTATTCAAGATAACGGTGACACTGCTGCGGTGATGACGTATGTCATCTCAAGTCCAGAACTGTACATTATTGATCACACATTGGTCGAAAATGCATACCGAGGACAAGGGCTTGGCGATGAACTTATCAAAGCCATGGTGGAATACGCGCGGAAAACGGGATTAAGATTTTACCATTATGTCCTTTTGCCAAGGGACGT
Protein-coding sequences here:
- a CDS encoding GNAT family N-acetyltransferase encodes the protein MHKVEHEVANKRFLIQDNGDTAAVMTYVISSPELYIIDHTLVENAYRGQGLGDELIKAMVEYARKTGLRFYHYVLLPRDVSSVSLNMQMFSINNTTIHS